One Cryptomeria japonica chromosome 9, Sugi_1.0, whole genome shotgun sequence genomic window carries:
- the LOC131064641 gene encoding syntaxin-125, with amino-acid sequence MNDLLSRSFKRYGNLREEAMNDLESGHDVEMISINTEKNLGKFFDEIGDVKNDMDLVEGLLKKLQDANEESKTIHNAKTMKNLRDRMDKDIEIVLKKSKLIKGKLEALDNANIANHKLPGCGRGTPTDRTRTSVVNGLRKKLKDLMGDFQVLRQKIMGEYRETIERRYYTVTGEHADEETIENIIQTGDSENFLQKAIQEQGRGHVLDTVHEIRERHDAAMELERNLLDLHQIFLDMAVLVEAQGEQLNDIEHHVTNAASFVNHGAQQLQVAKKHQRSSRKCMCIGIILLLIIILIIVVPIVASMKKKK; translated from the coding sequence ATGAATGATCTTCTCTCAAGATCCTTCAAACGATATGGAAATCTTAGGGAAGAGGCTATGAATGATTTGGAGAGTGGGCATGATGTGGAAATGATAAGTATCAACACTGAAAAAAACCTAGGtaaattctttgatgaaattgGCGATGTGAAAAATGATATGGATTTGGTAGAAGGACTGCTGAAGAAGCTGCAAGATGCAAATGAAGAAAGCAAAACCATCCACAATGCTAAAACTATGAAAAATTTGAGAGATAGAATGGATAAAGATATTGAAATAGTTCTCAAAAAGTCTAAGCTGATTAAAGGAAAACTTGAAGCTCTTGATAATGCCAATATTGCAAACCATAAATTGCCTGGGTGTGGGCGGGGGACTCCCACAGATCGAACCCGTACCTCAGTTGTGAATGGGCTGAGAAAGAAATTGAAGGATTTGATGGGAGATTTCCAGGTTTTGAGACAAAAGATCATGGGAGAATATAGAGAAACGATTGAAAGAAGATACTATACTGTCACAGGTGAGCATGCAGATGAAGAGACCATAGAAAACATTATACAAACAGGGGATAGTGAAAACTTTCTTCAGAAGGCCATCCAAGAACAAGGCCGTGGCCATGTTCTTGATACCGTACATGAGATTCGAGAGCGCCATGATGCTGCCATGGAGCTTGAGCGGAATTTACTTGATTTGCATCAGATATTTCTGGATATGGCTGTTCTAGTTGAAGCCCAAGGAGAGCAACTCAATGATATTGAACATCATGTTACTAATGCTGCTTCTTTTGTTAACCATGGAGCTCAGCAGCTTCAAGTTGCTAAGAAGCATCAAAGAAGTTCAAGGAAATGTATGTGTATAGGCATTATTTTGCTTCTGATTATTATTCTGATTATTGTTGTTCCTATTGTAGCTAGCATGAAAAAGAAGAAgtaa